One window of the Zygotorulaspora mrakii chromosome 6, complete sequence genome contains the following:
- a CDS encoding sodium:solute symporter family protein — protein MDPILSQGYGYGFALGLGAAFAILMVAISKLMSKHAGQVQNSERFSTASRNVGSGLIASSTISAWTWPATLLVSGTWAYEYGIMGSWMYGVGGTVQVTLFVFLALNIKKYAPGAHTVCETFFIRFGKSGHLLYLCYCAATNIIISSLLLLGGSQGFAASTGMHVVAASFLLPLNVIVYTALGGLKATFISDWVHTVIIYLILIVSVYTTYCSSSLIGSPGRMWELLRDIQEVYPVALGKSYLSFKSRDMILLSWSVTLGGMSSVLGDPGYSQRAIASDSKSVFLGYTMGGLCWWVIPWALGSSAGLACRALLTNPVSVTFPNELSSADINASMPVIYGLAAILGKSGAAAGLLMLFMSVTSATSAELIAFSSITTYDIYRAYFNPNATGKQLVRASHISVVAFGIFMGVLSVVFNYIGVTVGWLLSFLGILLNPEVGAVVLCLFWPGMTKFGLLIGAPLGTITGIVCWLGSTYVYADHVVDKNTVMTTEATFIGNIVSLFSGLIYIIVFSLLTPKKESFDLTLLRGAIKVADDVDYEEEKALVLTEADEKVLAHQSYLSLAVNSVVLLGVYVVVTCALYGWGGDFSKGSFTAFMVIMMIWLIVAALLIILFPLWQGRNTIKLIFLSIVGKSKLDRKIEYIENASTSSQLEAEEIEQSKLDKKDATNVTVSGL, from the coding sequence ATGGACCCAATTTTAAGTCAGGGATATGGTTACGGGTTTGCGCTTGGATTAGGCGCGGCATTTGCGATCCTAATGGTTgctatttcaaaattaatgTCTAAGCATGCTGGGCAGGTTCAGAACTCTGAAAGATTTTCTACAGCGTCGAGAAATGTGGGATCCGGCTTAATTGCAAGTTCAACCATTTCAGCTTGGACATGGCCTGCAACGCTATTAGTCAGTGGTACATGGGCATATGAATATGGTATAATGGGTAGCTGGATGTACGGCGTTGGAGGAACCGTGCAAGTCACTTTATTCGTATTTTTAGCACTCAATATTAAGAAGTATGCACCAGGAGCACATACTGTTTGTGAGACGTTTTTCATCAGATTTGGTAAATCTGGTCACCTGTTATATTTATGTTACTGCGCTGCAACCAACATAATTATATCTTCCTTGTTATTGCTGGGCGGTTCCCAAGGGTTTGCTGCTAGCACAGGAATGCATGTGGTGGCTGCaagctttcttcttccccTGAACGTAATCGTTTATACGGCTTTGGGTGGTCTAAAGGCTACATTTATCTCGGATTGGGTTCATACTGTGATCATTTATCTGATTTTAATTGTATCAGTTTACACAACTTATTGTAGTTCATCACTTATTGGATCTCCCGGAAGGATGTGGGAGCTCTTAAGAGATATTCAGGAGGTCTACCCTGTGGCTCTCGGTAAAAGTTACCTTTCATTCAAGAGTCGCGATATGATTTTGCTGTCATGGTCTGTTACACTAGGGGGTATGTCATCTGTTTTAGGAGACCCGGGATATTCACAAAGAGCAATTGCTTCAGATTCAAAAAGTGTTTTTCTTGGATATACAATGGGTGGATTATGTTGGTGGGTTATCCCTTGGGCCTTAGGTTCTTCCGCTGGATTGGCTTGTAGGGCACTGCTCACAAATCCTGTTTCGGTAACGTTTCCTAATGAGTTATCGAGTGCCGACATCAATGCAAGTATGCCAGTCATATATGGACTAGCTGCCATTCTAGGCAAGAGTGGCGCGGCAGCAGGACTGCTTATGTTGTTTATGTCTGTCACTTCTGCAACGTCTGCTGAATTAATTGCATTTTCTTCGATTACAACATATGATATTTATAGAGCTTATTTCAATCCGAATGCTACCGGGAAGCAATTGGTTAGGGCTTCTCATATTTCTGTCGTAGCATTCGGTATTTTTATGGGCGTTTTATCTGTGGTATTCAACTACATAGGAGTTACCGTAGGTTGGTTATTAAGCTTCTTAGGAATACTTCTCAATCCTGAGGTAGGTGCTGTAGTTCTTTGCCTATTTTGGCCAGGAATGACGAAATTTGGTCTGCTAATTGGTGCACCTTTAGGCACTATTACTGGAATTGTTTGCTGGCTTGGATCGACATACGTTTATGCAGACCACGTTGTTGACAAAAATACGGTAATGACCACAGAAGCTACATTCATTGGCAATATTGTAAGCTTATTTTCAGGTCTTATCTATATCATAGTGTTTTCTCTACTGACACCAAAAAAGGAATCATTTGACCTTACATTACTAAGGGGTGCGATCAAAGTAGCAGATGACGTTGATTacgaggaagaaaaggCATTAGTACTGACTGAAGCCGACGAAAAAGTTTTGGCTCATCAAAGTTATTTGAGTTTAGCAGTCAACTCCGTTGTTTTATTGGGCGTGTATGTGGTCGTTACTTGTGCCTTGTACGGTTGGGGAGGTGATTTTAGCAAAGGATCATTTACTGCTTTCATGGTTATTATGATGATATGGCTCATAGTTGCCGCACTGTTAATTATTCTGTTCCCTCTCTGGCAGGGAAGAAATACAATCAAACTTATTTTTCTATCTATTGTTGGAAAATCTAAACTTGACaggaaaattgaatatataGAAAATGCTTCCACATCGTCTCAGCTAGAAGCAGAGGAAATCGAACAATCAAAATTAGACAAAAAGGATGCCACAAATGTTACTGTTAGTGGCCTTTAA